The following coding sequences lie in one Polluticoccus soli genomic window:
- a CDS encoding amidohydrolase family protein, producing the protein MKKLFTLFCSTFSLFTSAQPFKKADIVIRHVNVVPMNKETVLTDQVVCIDNGKISYIGKDKGKDINTQGQVVDASGQYLMPGLAEMHCHLPKEDEVSRFFDLNLAAGVTVLRSMRGKDWHLKYKGDRPYQPKLYLGAPVLPWDTIITSDYANSLVSGYKKSGFDHLKLLAINDSNSFKEIMKAAKKYEMPVCGHMLWNVNYETVLNSGYNSLEHLAWQLEAYDSSKYHYNRYIALAEKNNAYHCPTFDYYQVVSRQIPEEQLLQRAGMQYIPDSVKQKWIDGFAADVKKRGTDAIEKTRKEQAIAIEKKRKMVKEMSDRGMGLLIGADPELFAVPGFGVVEEMKAFKDAGLSNYKVLEAATVAAAKYLHAEKEWGTVEKGKCANCILLAKNPLENITAVSEVKGVFLDKNYYSDQELKARLN; encoded by the coding sequence ATGAAAAAACTCTTTACGCTTTTCTGCAGCACATTTAGTTTGTTCACTTCCGCGCAACCTTTCAAAAAGGCCGACATCGTCATCAGGCACGTGAATGTGGTGCCGATGAATAAAGAAACCGTACTGACCGACCAGGTAGTCTGTATTGACAATGGAAAGATCAGCTACATAGGCAAAGACAAAGGCAAGGATATAAACACACAGGGACAGGTAGTAGACGCGTCCGGGCAATACCTGATGCCCGGACTTGCAGAAATGCATTGCCACCTGCCTAAGGAGGACGAAGTATCGCGTTTTTTTGACCTGAACCTTGCAGCAGGTGTTACTGTCTTGCGTTCGATGCGTGGTAAGGACTGGCACCTGAAGTACAAAGGCGATCGTCCATACCAACCCAAACTTTACCTGGGCGCACCTGTGCTGCCATGGGATACAATCATCACAAGCGACTATGCAAATAGCCTGGTAAGCGGCTACAAAAAAAGCGGCTTCGATCATCTGAAACTGCTCGCCATCAACGACAGCAATTCGTTTAAGGAAATAATGAAGGCGGCGAAAAAATACGAGATGCCCGTATGCGGACATATGCTGTGGAATGTGAACTATGAAACTGTATTGAACAGCGGCTATAACTCACTAGAGCATCTTGCCTGGCAGCTGGAAGCGTATGATAGTAGCAAGTACCATTACAACAGATATATCGCTCTTGCTGAAAAGAATAATGCTTACCACTGTCCGACCTTCGATTATTACCAGGTGGTATCCAGGCAGATCCCTGAAGAACAACTATTGCAGCGGGCAGGCATGCAATACATACCAGATTCGGTAAAGCAGAAATGGATAGATGGTTTTGCAGCTGATGTAAAAAAGCGCGGCACTGACGCCATCGAAAAAACGAGGAAGGAACAGGCTATAGCAATAGAGAAAAAACGTAAAATGGTGAAAGAAATGTCGGACCGCGGCATGGGCTTGTTGATTGGTGCTGATCCGGAATTATTTGCAGTACCGGGGTTTGGGGTAGTGGAAGAAATGAAGGCGTTTAAAGACGCGGGGCTTAGCAATTACAAAGTATTGGAAGCTGCTACCGTTGCTGCTGCAAAATACCTGCATGCTGAAAAAGAATGGGGAACGGTTGAAAAAGGCAAATGTGCTAACTGCATTCTGCTGGCAAAAAATCCGCTGGAGAATATTACTGCGGTGTCGGAAGTGAAGGGTGTGTTTCTAGATAAGAATTATTATTCGGATCAGGAGTTGAAAGCGAGACTGAATTAA
- the folK gene encoding 2-amino-4-hydroxy-6-hydroxymethyldihydropteridine diphosphokinase translates to MNKAYLLLGSNEGNRHEWLRQCIKLISERIGTITEQSQVYETAAWGLEEQPDFLNMAIGVETILEPRELLATIQTIEEELGRQRTLKWGQRTLDIDILLIDDRIIDQPDLKVPHPFLPERGFALIPLAEIAGDMVHPIFNKTIAELLEQCRDDLEVRPKGHLAGI, encoded by the coding sequence TTGAATAAAGCATACCTACTTTTAGGCAGCAACGAAGGCAACCGCCACGAATGGCTGCGACAATGCATTAAACTGATAAGCGAAAGGATCGGGACAATCACCGAACAATCGCAGGTGTACGAGACAGCTGCCTGGGGACTGGAAGAACAACCCGACTTCCTGAACATGGCCATAGGCGTGGAAACCATACTGGAACCGCGCGAGCTGCTGGCTACTATTCAAACGATAGAAGAAGAACTGGGAAGGCAACGAACGCTGAAATGGGGCCAGCGAACGCTGGATATCGACATCCTCCTTATTGACGACCGGATCATTGACCAACCAGACCTGAAGGTGCCACATCCCTTCTTGCCAGAGCGCGGTTTTGCCCTTATTCCGCTTGCAGAAATAGCCGGCGATATGGTGCATCCCATATTTAACAAAACAATAGCAGAGCTACTGGAACAGTGTCGGGACGATCTGGAAGTACGCCCAAAGGGCCATTTGGCGGGTATTTAG
- the recQ gene encoding DNA helicase RecQ, with the protein MDAGTSTSKSKVNLKKALQEHFGFEAFKGEQEKIIKSILSGTDTFVIMPTGGGKSMCYQLPALLSEGVALIVSPLIALMKNQVDLIRGYSSKDHVAHFLNSTLSKAQQKKVKSDLLSGHTKMLYVAPETLTKQENIDFFADINISFIAVDEAHCISEWGHDFRPEYRKLRDMIDQINPDLPIIALTATATPKVQDDIVKNLALRTPEVFVSSFNRPNLYYEIVPKGKKEQVLKHMVKFIQGGMKGKSGIIYTLNRKTTEELASLLQANGISAVAYHAGLDAAVRAQRQDQFLMEEVDVIVATIAFGMGIDKPDVRFVMHYNIPKSLENYYQETGRGGRDGLEGKCLLYYSHKDVQKLEHLMRDKPLSEREMGAQLIAETVAYVESGVCRRKLLLHYFGEELKQENCGNCDNCLNPKEKLEVRDSSKIVLDTVNELDERFNIEYVVNIILGKSNPQIKTFRHDKLKSFGSGLIMEMQADFWNSLIRQMMLEGLVRKDIEEYGLLKITEKGHKFLKKPFSIMVAMNHNYEEAIEEDDDATGANSGPAAADPVLFEMLKDLRRQVAKEKGLPPFVIFLENSLEDMSINYPTTLEELEKIQGVSKGKAMRYGRKFVELIAKYVAENDITKPDDFVMKSVVNKSGMKVFIIQNIDKKIPLETIARNKDLSLQDLLVEMETIVASGTKLNLDYCLEQELDEYEQEDIFDYFRGSHDDNLEHAYEEFRDRDVSIEQLQMMRIKFLSEYAN; encoded by the coding sequence ATGGATGCAGGTACTTCTACCTCAAAATCGAAAGTGAATTTAAAGAAAGCACTACAGGAGCATTTTGGCTTCGAAGCATTTAAGGGAGAACAGGAAAAAATTATCAAAAGCATACTGTCTGGTACAGATACGTTTGTGATCATGCCTACGGGTGGCGGTAAGTCTATGTGCTACCAATTGCCGGCTTTGCTGAGCGAAGGTGTAGCGCTGATCGTATCACCACTGATAGCGCTCATGAAGAACCAGGTGGACCTGATACGCGGCTATAGCAGCAAGGACCATGTGGCACACTTCCTCAACTCGACACTGAGCAAGGCACAGCAAAAGAAGGTAAAGTCCGACCTTTTGAGCGGACATACCAAAATGCTGTATGTGGCGCCTGAGACGTTGACCAAACAGGAGAACATCGACTTTTTTGCCGATATCAATATTTCGTTCATTGCTGTGGACGAAGCACATTGTATCTCTGAATGGGGACATGATTTCCGCCCGGAGTACAGGAAGCTGCGTGATATGATCGACCAGATCAATCCTGATCTGCCCATCATCGCTCTAACGGCAACGGCTACCCCTAAGGTGCAGGACGATATCGTAAAGAATCTTGCACTGCGTACACCGGAAGTGTTTGTTTCATCGTTCAACCGCCCGAACCTTTATTACGAGATCGTACCTAAAGGCAAGAAAGAGCAGGTGCTGAAGCACATGGTAAAATTCATACAGGGCGGTATGAAAGGCAAAAGCGGTATCATCTATACCCTGAACCGCAAAACCACAGAAGAATTAGCCAGCCTATTGCAGGCTAACGGTATATCAGCAGTAGCCTACCACGCCGGCCTTGATGCCGCGGTGCGCGCACAACGCCAGGATCAGTTCCTGATGGAAGAAGTGGACGTGATCGTGGCTACTATCGCCTTTGGTATGGGTATTGACAAACCAGACGTACGGTTTGTGATGCACTACAACATACCTAAGTCGCTGGAGAACTACTACCAGGAAACCGGCCGCGGTGGCCGCGACGGACTGGAAGGCAAATGCCTGCTGTACTACTCGCATAAAGACGTACAGAAGCTGGAACACCTGATGCGCGACAAACCACTGAGCGAACGCGAAATGGGTGCGCAACTGATAGCAGAAACTGTTGCTTATGTTGAAAGCGGTGTATGCCGTCGCAAACTGTTGCTGCACTACTTTGGTGAAGAACTGAAGCAGGAGAACTGCGGTAACTGCGACAACTGTCTCAACCCGAAAGAAAAACTTGAAGTACGCGACAGCTCGAAGATCGTACTGGATACAGTGAACGAACTGGACGAGCGTTTCAATATCGAATATGTAGTAAATATCATTCTCGGTAAGTCGAACCCACAGATCAAAACCTTCCGTCACGATAAACTGAAATCGTTCGGTAGCGGTTTGATCATGGAAATGCAAGCTGATTTCTGGAATTCACTCATCCGCCAGATGATGCTGGAAGGACTGGTGCGTAAAGACATTGAAGAGTATGGCCTGCTGAAGATAACAGAGAAAGGACACAAGTTCCTGAAGAAGCCATTCTCGATAATGGTGGCTATGAACCACAACTACGAAGAAGCGATAGAAGAAGATGATGATGCAACAGGTGCTAATAGCGGCCCAGCAGCTGCAGACCCTGTGCTGTTTGAAATGCTGAAAGACCTGCGCAGACAAGTAGCAAAGGAAAAAGGCCTGCCTCCATTCGTGATCTTCCTCGAGAATTCACTGGAGGATATGTCTATCAACTATCCTACCACGCTAGAAGAACTAGAGAAGATACAGGGTGTGAGCAAGGGCAAGGCAATGCGCTACGGTCGCAAGTTCGTAGAGCTGATAGCTAAGTATGTTGCTGAGAACGACATCACCAAACCAGACGATTTTGTAATGAAGAGCGTGGTGAATAAGAGCGGTATGAAGGTGTTCATTATACAGAACATCGACAAGAAGATCCCTCTTGAAACCATTGCCCGCAATAAAGACCTGAGCCTGCAAGATCTGCTGGTAGAAATGGAAACCATCGTTGCCAGCGGTACTAAGCTGAACCTGGACTATTGCTTAGAGCAGGAGCTGGATGAATACGAGCAGGAAGACATCTTCGACTACTTCCGCGGCAGCCACGACGACAACCTGGAGCATGCGTATGAAGAATTCAGAGACCGCGATGTGAGCATTGAACAATTGCAAATGATGCGCATCAAGTTCCTGAGCGAATACGCGAATTAA
- a CDS encoding PSP1 domain-containing protein: MGCGNCGTGASGKPGGCKGNGGCSTGGCNRMNVFDWLSALPLHDSAKPYPVIEVTFNKGSRKEFYRNNTSLIYEKGDWIAVEGVGGYDVGQVSLTGELVKLQMKKYGIDDPNALKRILRPANDTDIDLYNKSKEREPEVLIRSRAIARNLKLEMKLAEVELQADGKKATFFYTADQRVDFRELIKHYAGDFKVKVEMRQIGARQESAKVGGIGSCGRELCCATWLTDFKSVNTTAARYQNLSINQVKLSGQCGRLKCCLNYELDTYMDALRVFPDNADVLETAKGRAYLQKRDIFKNLMWYTFSDSNKQYPMMITRVKEILAMNKQGQKPDELQPVELELSSSKTGVKVDVGFVNDVGQITLRALERGNKKRKGGGANKPQQNAQGGQQRQGQPQGGQQQRPQQQKQGGQQRPQQQGQGQQQRPQQGQGQQRPQQQGQKQNQPQQRQGQQGGQQQQPKQGQQQGGGQQQPKQGQQQAGQQQRPQQGQQQRPQQQRPQQQRPQQQGQQQEGQQPKQNQPRPPRPPRPQGQGGGGGQQNRPSEPTPPQAAQ, from the coding sequence ATGGGATGTGGCAATTGTGGGACTGGCGCGAGCGGCAAACCCGGAGGTTGCAAAGGAAACGGAGGATGTAGCACTGGTGGATGTAACCGAATGAATGTTTTTGACTGGCTTAGCGCTTTGCCCCTGCACGATAGTGCAAAACCTTACCCGGTAATAGAAGTAACGTTCAATAAAGGAAGCAGAAAGGAATTTTACCGTAATAATACCAGCCTTATTTACGAAAAAGGCGACTGGATAGCCGTAGAAGGCGTTGGTGGATATGATGTAGGACAAGTAAGCCTTACCGGCGAGCTGGTGAAACTACAGATGAAAAAGTATGGCATTGACGATCCAAATGCGTTGAAACGCATTTTGCGCCCGGCCAACGATACTGATATCGACCTATATAATAAATCCAAAGAGCGTGAACCCGAGGTCCTGATACGCTCGAGGGCTATAGCGCGCAACCTGAAGCTGGAAATGAAACTGGCCGAGGTAGAGCTGCAGGCTGATGGTAAAAAAGCAACCTTTTTCTACACTGCCGACCAGCGTGTGGATTTCCGTGAACTGATCAAGCACTACGCCGGCGACTTTAAAGTAAAGGTGGAAATGCGCCAGATCGGTGCCCGCCAGGAAAGTGCCAAAGTAGGCGGCATCGGCTCTTGTGGTCGTGAATTGTGTTGCGCGACATGGCTTACCGATTTCAAATCTGTAAATACTACCGCTGCCCGCTACCAGAACCTGTCGATCAACCAGGTAAAACTGAGCGGCCAGTGCGGCAGGTTAAAGTGCTGTCTGAATTACGAGCTGGATACCTATATGGATGCGTTGAGGGTATTCCCTGACAATGCGGATGTATTGGAAACAGCCAAAGGCAGAGCCTACCTGCAAAAGCGCGATATCTTCAAAAACCTGATGTGGTACACTTTTTCGGACAGCAATAAGCAGTACCCGATGATGATCACCAGGGTGAAAGAGATACTAGCGATGAACAAGCAGGGCCAGAAACCTGATGAGCTGCAGCCAGTTGAACTGGAATTGAGCAGCAGCAAAACTGGTGTGAAGGTAGATGTAGGCTTTGTGAATGACGTGGGGCAGATCACGCTGAGAGCGCTGGAGCGTGGTAACAAAAAGCGCAAAGGCGGTGGCGCAAACAAACCTCAGCAGAATGCCCAGGGGGGCCAGCAAAGGCAAGGTCAGCCGCAGGGTGGTCAGCAACAGCGTCCGCAGCAGCAAAAGCAAGGTGGTCAGCAACGTCCCCAACAGCAAGGTCAGGGTCAGCAACAACGTCCACAACAAGGTCAGGGTCAACAGCGTCCGCAACAACAAGGCCAAAAACAAAACCAGCCACAACAAAGGCAAGGTCAGCAAGGCGGCCAACAGCAGCAACCTAAGCAGGGTCAGCAACAGGGTGGCGGTCAACAACAACCTAAACAAGGACAACAGCAAGCTGGGCAACAACAGCGTCCGCAACAAGGTCAGCAGCAACGCCCGCAACAACAACGTCCACAGCAGCAGCGCCCACAACAACAAGGGCAGCAGCAGGAAGGGCAACAACCAAAACAAAACCAGCCAAGGCCACCAAGGCCGCCGCGTCCGCAGGGACAGGGTGGAGGAGGCGGCCAGCAAAACAGGCCAAGCGAACCAACGCCGCCACAGGCTGCACAATAA
- a CDS encoding response regulator, with protein sequence MPQFARILLADDDMEDRLIIEDAFREIGLEKEIAFVEDGELVIQYLDKLAGETELPSLIVLDLNMPRLSGTETLRMLKNHNHYRHIPVKIFSTSMNDIEKAHCLQLGAESYVIKPIKFEQCIEIARAFYDFSCVKVTV encoded by the coding sequence ATGCCCCAGTTTGCCCGTATCCTGCTGGCTGATGATGATATGGAAGACCGTCTCATCATTGAAGACGCTTTTCGCGAAATAGGCCTTGAAAAAGAAATAGCCTTTGTTGAAGACGGTGAACTTGTGATACAATACCTGGACAAACTAGCGGGGGAAACGGAGCTACCCTCGCTTATAGTGCTGGATCTCAATATGCCCCGGCTGAGTGGTACAGAAACCTTACGCATGCTGAAGAACCATAATCACTACCGGCATATACCGGTTAAGATATTTTCTACCTCAATGAATGATATTGAAAAGGCACACTGCCTCCAGTTAGGCGCCGAATCATACGTGATCAAACCGATAAAGTTTGAGCAGTGCATTGAAATTGCGCGTGCTTTTTATGACTTCAGTTGCGTTAAGGTTACCGTTTAG
- a CDS encoding ATP-binding protein, translating into MQLSNVVGQQPAKTGLLKMWQGEHFPHALLLVGQEGTGGLPLGLALAQYIFCENKQDNDSCGQCPNCSKVSKLEHADLRVSFPSIPPKPNTKAMSRHYIQDFREFIAQTPYATTYDWLQFINAENKQGNITAEECREMIEQLNLKSYEGGKKVQIIWRPEYLGKEGNILLKLIEEPPADTIMIFIAENTEDILPTILSRTQMVRLAPISASEIADALVQRGLADAKKAAQVGHMANGSFTEALRLVRHAENDLFPDVRTWFNAIFRNNGLEIAKFSEEWSKSGREQQKNFLHYIIQLLEQTIRVRYLPQHPPALPDEEAQFVQKLAAMPIPLEVFGQMVKEITDTIYFIERNAHSKTQLHALSVRMVYAIQKRQLPIL; encoded by the coding sequence ATGCAGTTGAGCAATGTTGTAGGGCAGCAGCCGGCAAAGACAGGTTTACTAAAAATGTGGCAGGGCGAACATTTTCCGCACGCTTTGTTGTTGGTGGGACAGGAAGGGACTGGGGGCTTGCCACTGGGGCTTGCATTGGCACAATACATTTTTTGCGAGAACAAACAGGATAATGATTCATGTGGCCAATGCCCGAACTGCAGCAAAGTATCCAAGCTGGAACACGCCGATCTGCGTGTGAGCTTTCCGTCAATTCCGCCTAAGCCTAATACCAAGGCTATGAGTCGCCATTACATTCAGGACTTTCGCGAGTTCATAGCTCAAACTCCTTATGCCACTACCTACGATTGGCTACAGTTCATCAACGCAGAAAACAAGCAAGGTAACATCACGGCTGAAGAATGTCGTGAGATGATAGAGCAACTCAACCTGAAATCGTACGAAGGTGGAAAGAAAGTGCAGATCATATGGAGACCAGAGTATTTAGGTAAAGAAGGTAACATCCTGCTGAAGCTCATTGAAGAGCCTCCGGCTGATACCATCATGATCTTCATTGCAGAAAATACGGAGGATATTCTGCCTACGATCTTATCACGTACGCAGATGGTACGCCTCGCGCCTATCTCTGCTTCAGAAATTGCTGACGCGCTTGTGCAGCGCGGACTAGCAGATGCTAAGAAAGCAGCACAAGTTGGCCACATGGCTAATGGTAGCTTTACCGAAGCGCTGCGATTAGTGCGTCATGCGGAGAACGACTTGTTTCCCGACGTACGCACGTGGTTTAATGCGATTTTCCGCAACAACGGTTTAGAAATAGCTAAGTTCTCAGAAGAATGGAGTAAATCAGGACGAGAGCAGCAGAAGAACTTCTTGCATTACATCATACAGCTGCTGGAACAAACTATCCGTGTACGCTACCTGCCACAACACCCGCCGGCCTTGCCCGATGAGGAAGCGCAGTTCGTACAAAAGCTGGCGGCCATGCCGATACCCTTGGAAGTCTTTGGGCAGATGGTGAAAGAAATAACAGACACGATCTATTTCATTGAGCGGAACGCTCACAGTAAAACGCAGCTACATGCGCTGTCGGTTCGCATGGTGTATGCCATACAAAAAAGGCAACTCCCGATATTGTAA
- a CDS encoding SPFH domain-containing protein translates to MEKVVKPMNGYLALFISIATLALGGYGFSQVETNVFMLWLAIPSLVATIFIWKGIMIIQPNHSRVLNLFGKYVGSVKENGMFFVNPFYTTEKLTLRAQNLATPTLKVNDKMGNPIEIGAVLVWQIQDTYRAAYDVSDYMIYVKTQSEAAVRKLATSFAYDNIEDEHATITLRDGGDKVSEILDQELTARLSTAGIKILESRISHLAYAQEIAGAMLQRQQATAIVAARFKIVEGAVGMVEMALAELSKKQIVELDEEKKAAMVSNLMVVLCGEKGMQPVLNAGSLYQ, encoded by the coding sequence ATGGAAAAGGTTGTTAAACCCATGAATGGCTACCTCGCGTTGTTCATCTCGATCGCCACCCTGGCGCTTGGGGGATACGGGTTCTCTCAGGTCGAGACCAATGTGTTCATGCTTTGGCTGGCTATCCCATCATTGGTGGCCACCATCTTCATTTGGAAAGGCATCATGATCATACAGCCCAACCACTCGCGTGTATTGAACCTCTTTGGTAAATACGTGGGCAGTGTAAAAGAGAATGGCATGTTCTTCGTGAATCCATTTTATACTACAGAAAAACTAACACTGCGTGCGCAAAACCTGGCAACGCCAACGCTGAAGGTGAATGATAAGATGGGGAATCCTATAGAGATAGGGGCAGTACTTGTATGGCAGATACAGGATACCTATCGCGCTGCATACGATGTATCGGACTACATGATCTATGTAAAAACACAAAGTGAAGCTGCGGTGCGTAAACTGGCAACCAGCTTTGCCTACGACAACATTGAAGACGAACATGCTACAATAACGCTACGCGACGGCGGCGATAAAGTATCCGAAATACTGGACCAGGAACTTACTGCACGTTTGTCAACTGCAGGCATCAAGATACTGGAGTCGCGCATCAGTCACCTGGCGTATGCACAGGAGATAGCAGGTGCTATGTTACAACGCCAACAGGCAACTGCCATTGTTGCCGCACGCTTTAAGATAGTAGAGGGTGCCGTAGGCATGGTGGAAATGGCGCTTGCAGAACTCAGCAAAAAACAAATTGTGGAACTGGATGAAGAAAAGAAAGCGGCGATGGTAAGTAACCTGATGGTGGTGCTTTGCGGCGAGAAAGGTATGCAGCCGGTATTAAATGCGGGATCATTATATCAATAG
- a CDS encoding patatin-like phospholipase family protein: protein MKEALFIVSLLICNSLTAQPYKYLIMEGGGIRGATYAGAIKVLEEKKITDGLEGVGGTSAGALVGGLLAVGYNADELRDILNGLLLQEFNDGRVGFIGGAVRMGKNYGWFRGVAMEAWLGRLIAAKTGNANLTLSQLHTLAATSPKFKDLYALATNLSLQRQEVLYYGTYPSMPVKTAIRASISIPLYYGAMFLDSNGNAYRKQSKDKSRQVLVDGGVVANYPLTLFDSNGVNMKTLGLKLERPEQIEYTKDGLAPYHITNFSYYISALYNVTIETLNKATSPESERARTIYISTGHIGGRVKKVSKVQKDLMYNNGKTAAEKFFSNK, encoded by the coding sequence ATGAAGGAGGCATTGTTTATTGTGTCCCTTTTGATCTGTAATTCCCTGACCGCTCAACCGTACAAATACCTTATTATGGAAGGCGGCGGTATCAGGGGAGCAACCTATGCAGGCGCCATCAAAGTACTGGAAGAAAAAAAGATTACCGATGGACTGGAAGGTGTAGGCGGAACATCAGCAGGTGCGCTTGTTGGTGGGCTATTGGCTGTTGGCTACAATGCGGATGAGCTTAGGGACATATTGAATGGGTTGCTGCTACAGGAATTCAACGATGGCCGAGTTGGGTTCATTGGTGGTGCTGTAAGAATGGGAAAAAATTATGGCTGGTTCCGCGGCGTAGCAATGGAAGCATGGCTTGGCAGATTAATAGCCGCCAAAACCGGTAATGCGAACCTAACGCTATCACAGCTCCATACACTCGCAGCTACAAGCCCTAAATTCAAGGACCTCTACGCTTTAGCTACCAACCTATCGCTACAGCGGCAGGAAGTATTATACTATGGCACCTACCCTTCTATGCCGGTCAAAACAGCCATACGAGCCAGTATATCCATTCCCCTGTATTATGGTGCGATGTTCCTTGACAGTAACGGCAATGCATATAGAAAACAAAGCAAAGACAAATCAAGACAGGTACTGGTAGACGGCGGAGTTGTCGCTAATTATCCGCTCACTCTTTTTGACAGCAACGGTGTCAATATGAAAACCCTCGGGCTTAAACTGGAGCGACCGGAACAGATTGAATATACAAAGGATGGACTTGCACCATACCATATTACCAATTTCAGCTACTATATATCTGCGTTGTACAATGTAACTATAGAAACACTGAACAAAGCAACGTCGCCAGAATCTGAGCGAGCACGCACTATTTATATCAGCACCGGGCACATTGGCGGTCGCGTCAAAAAAGTATCAAAAGTCCAAAAAGACTTGATGTATAACAACGGGAAAACTGCCGCTGAAAAATTCTTCAGCAACAAGTAA
- a CDS encoding acyl-CoA thioesterase codes for MSGNKVLESKALIRFPDCDPFNHLNNSRYLDYFINAREDHIWQNYQFNIYQYAKEHGKSWVVGQNQIVYLRPAMLMETVVIQSTILELRERDLIVEMTMWNKDKTQLKSLLWSTFVHFNFATQKSDVHDQKLIDFFKPFENPLPQKVSFEERVSQLKNKV; via the coding sequence ATGTCTGGAAACAAAGTACTTGAAAGCAAGGCGCTCATTCGCTTCCCGGATTGCGATCCGTTCAATCACCTAAATAACTCACGTTATCTCGATTATTTTATCAATGCTCGGGAAGATCATATCTGGCAGAACTACCAGTTCAATATTTACCAATATGCCAAAGAACATGGCAAGAGCTGGGTGGTAGGACAGAACCAGATCGTTTACCTACGTCCTGCTATGCTGATGGAAACGGTGGTCATTCAGTCGACCATATTGGAGCTTCGTGAGCGCGATCTGATCGTAGAAATGACCATGTGGAACAAAGACAAGACGCAATTAAAGTCGTTATTATGGAGCACTTTTGTACACTTCAACTTTGCTACACAGAAAAGCGATGTGCATGACCAGAAGCTCATAGACTTCTTCAAGCCGTTTGAGAATCCTTTGCCTCAGAAAGTTTCGTTTGAAGAGCGGGTGTCACAGTTGAAGAATAAAGTCTGA
- a CDS encoding DNA alkylation repair protein, with protein sequence MSEASKLFKDVFFKAGFIDEFSDALAHVMPAFDKRSFAHKVFDKEWKNKELKQRVRHIATVLHTVLPKHFPDAASTIVALVEHLQQKVKSVSFGYMCLPEYIEVYGIDYYKESVAAMEEVTKFMSCEFAVRPFIVKYGDKMMTKMMAWAKHKHPRVRRLATEGCRPRLPWAMALPAFKKDPSAILTILEQLKADKDIWVKKSVANNLNDMSKDNPEFTLSVIKTWKGDDPNTNWIIKHASRTLLKQGHTELMELFGFKKDKALKLERFTIHTPKVKMGKELVFSFDISNGSKQQKMVRLEYGMYYNRANGSMSKKVFKISEREYMAGETYSVTRKQSFKPITTRAYYPGLHKVSVIVNGHEMMDAEFSLTN encoded by the coding sequence ATGTCTGAAGCGAGCAAGTTGTTCAAAGATGTATTTTTCAAAGCTGGCTTCATCGATGAATTCAGTGATGCATTAGCACACGTAATGCCTGCTTTTGATAAGAGATCATTTGCCCATAAGGTATTCGACAAAGAATGGAAGAATAAGGAGCTGAAACAACGTGTCAGGCATATCGCCACCGTATTGCATACTGTTCTGCCAAAACATTTTCCTGATGCAGCAAGTACCATTGTAGCATTGGTAGAACACTTACAACAAAAGGTAAAGTCAGTAAGCTTTGGCTACATGTGCCTGCCAGAATACATCGAGGTATATGGCATAGATTATTACAAAGAATCGGTAGCAGCCATGGAGGAAGTGACAAAGTTTATGAGCTGCGAGTTTGCTGTACGCCCCTTTATCGTGAAGTACGGCGATAAGATGATGACGAAGATGATGGCCTGGGCTAAGCATAAACACCCGCGTGTTCGCCGCCTGGCCACCGAAGGCTGTAGGCCACGGCTGCCATGGGCAATGGCGCTACCCGCGTTCAAGAAAGACCCATCCGCGATACTGACTATACTGGAGCAGCTGAAGGCAGATAAAGATATCTGGGTAAAGAAAAGCGTTGCCAATAACCTTAACGACATGTCAAAAGACAACCCTGAGTTCACATTATCCGTCATTAAGACCTGGAAAGGAGATGATCCAAACACCAATTGGATCATCAAACATGCCAGCCGTACGTTGCTAAAGCAGGGTCACACTGAGTTGATGGAGTTATTTGGCTTTAAGAAGGATAAAGCCCTTAAGCTGGAGCGGTTTACGATACATACACCCAAAGTGAAGATGGGCAAAGAACTGGTATTCTCTTTCGATATCAGCAATGGCAGCAAACAGCAGAAGATGGTACGCCTCGAGTATGGCATGTACTACAACCGGGCCAATGGCAGCATGTCAAAGAAGGTGTTCAAAATAAGCGAACGCGAATACATGGCAGGTGAGACTTACTCTGTAACACGCAAACAAAGCTTTAAGCCTATAACTACACGCGCATATTATCCGGGGCTGCATAAGGTATCTGTGATCGTGAATGGGCATGAAATGATGGATGCTGAATTCTCGCTAACTAATTAA